GCCAGGGGCGCGGGAGCTGCCGCGGCGGCCACCGGTGCGGGAGCGGGCGCAGGCGCGGGCGCGGCGGCGCCACCTCCCGCCAGCGAACGCTCCTGGGCCCGGATGCGCTCCACGTCGGCGAGCGACACCACGCGGGTGCTCTCCTCCTCGGCGGGCCCTTCCACGGTGATGACGTTCTGGCAGTTCTTGCAGCGGACCTTGACCGTCTTGCCGCGGACCTTCTCGTCCGCAATGGAGTACCGCTTCTGGCAATTGTCGCAGGTGAAGTTCAAAGGGGGCGTCCGGCTCTCGGGGGAAACCGGCGGGGATGCTACCGCCAGAAATCTCCCGCGCAAACACACGGTTGACTCTGTTCTTCGGCCCAACTATTCAGCCGCCCTCTGTTTCACTCCAGGCTCTACGAGGGTGGCGCATGCCGGCGAAGGATCTCGGGACCAAGCACACGTGCTTCAAGTGCGGGACGAAGTTCTACGACATGAAGAAGCCGGACCCCATCTGCCCCAAGTGCGGGGCGGATCAGCGGGAGAACGTGGTCGCCAAGCCCACCGAGGGCCGGCGTGGCCGCCTGGCTGCCACTCCGAAGGTCATCGAGCCCGAGCCCGAGGAGACGCCCGCGGCCGAGGAGGACGAGGAGAACCTCGACTCCTTCGGTGAGGACGAGGACGCCGAGGCCGGCGCCGAGCCCGCCGAAGACGAAGACCTGTAGGGTCGCCCTCGCGGTCGCCGCATCCGGGGTCCCCCGAGCTGTTCGGGCGGGCCCCTTTGCCGTTTGCGTGCTCCAAGGCCCTCACCGGGCCCCAGGTCCGCCCTGCCTCCAACGACGCACCCGGAGCTGGGGCCCCTTCCCCAAGGGACCCACGCCGCTCCGGGCGTCACGGCTCAGGTGCCGCTCAGGCGCTCGTGCGAGGACACCAGCGACAGCTCGGTGAGCGCGCTTTGGAGCTTCTCGTAGAGGTTGGGCCCCATCTCCTGCATGCCCGCCGGCCGGGTGCCCTTGCGGCGCGCCCCCATGGGCAGGCGCTCTGCCTCCACGGAAACCGTGGGTTGCTTCCTGGTCTGATGCATCGCGACTCCCCCTCAGGCGGAAGTGTTGGCTTCCGAGAAAGCAATTTTGCCACCAAGACAGAAGTCTGAACAAGGGGCGTGCTTCTCGGCACTTATACGGCCCCCCCGGCCCACCCTTTCGTTGCACCGCGGCCGGACGCGACAACCGTGTCAGGGGCGCCCTATTTCCCCGAGCCGGCCTGACGCAGCGCTTCCACGCCCCAGGTCTGATCAACCTGGACGGTCTCCCCCGCGCGGACGGTGACGGTCCGGGACGTTTCGGGCAGCCGGTCGTGCCAGAAGACCACCGTGTGGGTCCCCTCCGGGACGCGCATCCGGAAGCGGCCGTCCGGGGCAGTGGTGGTGAAGTACGGGTGGTCGAAGGTGCGGACCACCGCGCGCATCCAGGGGTGCACGTCGCAGCGGACCTGGACGGTGCCCGGTTCGGCGGGCAGGGGGCGGCGCAGGGTCATGCCCTCCAGGGGCATGGCGACGTTGAAGACGGAACGGTTCGTCCCGGACTGGGCGCGCACGTTGTGCACCAGCGGGTCGGAGTTGCGCAGCAGCAGCTCGCCGCCGGCCTTCGCCGCGAGCGCGGGCGGTTCGTAGTGGCACTGCTTCTGGTCCAGCACGGGCTGCGGCGCCGGCGTCTCCGGCTCGGCGAGCCTGGCGCCGTCTTGAAGCGAGACGACGGCGTGGGCCAGGGCGCCCTCCCCGCCCACCACCAGCGAGCGATCCTCCGCCTGGTCGCCGCACACGCTGGCGACGGTGGCGGTGGTCGGCGCGCTGGGGGCCTGGGGAGGCGTCCCGGTCAGCACCACCCGCCCCTCGATTTCGCCCCACTTCACCGGCCCGGCGGGGCGCGGCGCGGCGGCGGCGGGAGGGGGCGTGGCAGAGGGGGCCGGCGGCGGCGGGGATTCGCGGCAGGCCGCGGCGGCGAGGAGGAGCGCGGGGGCCAGGAGGGGGCGGAGGCGGAGGCTGGACACCTGCCCCGTCTAACGGGTGCGTGAAGCGGATTCAAACGCTCAAGGGGCAAGCGGAGAACACGGGATGGAGGCCTCCCCAATTACGCGTTGGAACCCCAGCACCCTTGTTGGTACAAGAGCCGAGCCGCGCGTCGGTGCGGCCGTGTGGGAGGCAGCAACTTGCGGGAGAAACTGAAGGCCTTGGCGGAGCTGCAGAAGGTGGACCTCGAGGTCGCCTCGCTCCGCAAGGCGGCGGACGTGCACCCCCGTCAGATTTCCGAGCTGGAGCGGGAGCTGGGGGTCGCGCGCAATGGCATCGAGACCGAGCGGACACGCGTCGCCGACCTCGAGAAGCAGAAGGCCCTGCTCGAGCAGAACATCACGGACGAGAAGGACAAGGTGAAGAAGTGGGAAGCGCGCCTGTCCGACCAGCGCTCCACCCGTGAGTACTCGGCGCTCGCTCGCGAAATCGACATCGCGAAGAAGGGCATCCTCACCCAGTCCGAGGCGCTCACGGAGAAGGTGAAGGAGCTGGGCCAGGCTCGCGAGGCCATCAAGGGCAAGGAGGCGGACTACGCCACCAAGCAGCAGGGCCTGTCGGGCCGGATGACGGAGCTGCGCGGGAAGCTGGGCGAGTCCGAGTCCCAGGTGAAGGAGCTGGAGGGGCGCCGCGCGGAAGTCGCCGCGAACGTGGATGCCACCCTGCTCCGCCGCTACGAGGTCATCCGCAAGAAGAAGCTGCCCGCGATGGTGGGCGTGGTGGCCGGCACCTGCCAGGGCTGCAACATGAACCTGCCCCCGCAGATGTACAACATGCTGCGCACCTCGCTGGGCACCGACGTGTGCCCCTCGTGCAACCGCATCATCTTCGCCGTCGAAGCACTGCAGGAGCCGAAGGAAGCCGCCGAGAAGTAGTGGCGGCGCGTCACCTTTCGGTCCCCTCCCCATGCCGACCCCTTCGCTCGTCGACGTCCTCCGTCACATCGCCCGTGAGGAGCCGCTGACGGCGACGGTGCGCGCCTTTCGCGGGCTCACGCGCGAGCACCTGGGCCAGTTGCTGGACGAAGCCGCCGAGCAGCTGGGCGGCGGTCCACGCGAGGCCGAGGCTTCCGCCCCGCTGACGGCGCCCGAGTCCACGACCGCGGGCATCGAGGTCGTGACACCCGCGGCGGGTGGCACGCTCAACCGCGTGCGCGTCTATTCAGACGGAGCGGCGCGAGGCAACCCGGGCCCTGCCGGCGCGGGAGCGGTGGTGACGAACACCGAGGGCGCGGTGGTGGCGCGCCTGGGCAAGTTCCTGGGGCACCAGACGAACAACTACGCCGAGTACATGGGCCTGCTCATCGGCCTGCAGCACGCGAAGAGCCTGGGCGCCCGCGAGGTGGAGGTGTTCGCGGACAGCGAGCTGCTCATCCGTCAGCTGGGTGGCCGCTACCAGGTGAAGAGCCCCACGCTGAAGCCCCTGTTCCAGGAAGCGCAGAAGCTGCTGGCGACTTTCGGCAAGGTGAAGCTCGCCCACGTCCCCCGCGCGCAGAACGCGGAGGCGGACGAGATGAGCAACCGCGCCATCGACGAGCGGATGTAGTTCGCCTCAGGGCACCGAGTCCCCCGCCACCGCGCCGGACGGCTTGGGGCGGGTCCAGTGTTCGAGCGCGATGGTGACGGGTCCGGGCAGCAGGGCCTCCTTCTTCGCGCGTGCGTAGGCGGCCCGGGAGTCCTGGCCCCGGGCATCCAATTGGCGCGCGAGGACCAGGCGGAGCGCGGCGCGCTCTTCCCAGTCCAGCGTCAGGGATTCCACTGGCAGCTTGCCGCTCAGCACGTCCTGCAACTCGCCGTAGGCCACGTTGGCGCGGCTCGCGTCGAGCATCTTCACCGCGAGCGCTGGGTCCCCCTGCCTTTCGAACTCCGCCGCCAGCAACAGGCCCGCCTCGACTCCGATGTGGCGGAAGCTCAGGAGGTCGACGGGGGCCACGGCCCGCGCGGCGAACTCGGGCTCCTCGGCGAGCGCCATCAACACCCGCGTCGCGATGGCGAGCGGATGCCCCTGCGGTGCGGCTTGCAGCTTCGTGGCGTCCACGCGCTGCCCGAGCGAAGCCGCGAGCCACTCCCCCACCAGCCCCTCCGGCTCGTTCTTCTGGGCCGCTTCGACGAGCTGCCGCATCACCGCGTTCGCGGTGCCGTCCTGCGCGGCGTGCCCGACCAGCTTCGCGTAGAGCCGCACGTTCGTCAGCTCCAGCTCCTCCTGCTCCGCATCCTGGAGCAGGTGCTCCGACAGCTTGCGTACCGCCTCCTTGCGGCGTCCCAGCGCCACCAGCGTGTCGGCGTGCCCGCCCTGGTAGTCCCGGTATTCGGGGTCACTCTGCTCCATCGCCTCCAGCAGCGGCAGTGCCTCCGCCCAGCGCTGCCGACGCTGGTGAAGCGTCGCCAACGTCCGGAGGGGGAGCGGATCCCCGGGATGGTCGCTCACCAGCTTCTCCAGCCGCTCCGTGGCCCCGGGCTCGGGCTCCACGCGCGAGAGGAACACGGCGTTGCTCACGGAGCCGGGCTCGCGATCCAGCGCGGCCTGGTACCAGGCGCGGACCTCGTCCTGACGCCCGGCGCGACGCATGTCGTAGACCCACAACCGATTGGAATCCACGTCATCAGGATGTGCGTCACGCTGCGCCCGCGCCATGGCGAGCGATGCGAGGAGTCCTTCCTCGCGCGCGAGCACCATCCTCGCGGTGACGACCGCGTTCTCCGCGTCCGGGGTCTCCGGCAGGGCCTTCCAGAGCCCATCCACCAGACGGGTCGCATCCGCCGTGCGGTGGAGGGACATCAGCCAGCCGAAGCTCGTCTTCCAACCGCCCTTCGCCTGCCCCAGATGGATGCGCGTGGTGGACCGGCCCTCCTCCTTGCGCATCGAAAGCCGCTCGGGCGGTGAGGTGAGCACGTAGTCGATGCGCCCCAGGTGCTGGAAGGTGGTGCCCGCCAGGGCCCGGGGCGCCACCTCCTGGGTGTTCGTCTTGTTCAACGTATAGGTGACGGACGAACTGTAGAGCGGCGCGACGCCCAGCACGTTGTAGACGAAGAGGCCGCCCTCGTCGGTCACGAACACCGTCTCGTGCGTCAGCGAGCCCTTCTCGCCCTGGATGTCCACGTCCAGTTCGCCAATGGGCAGCCGCCGCTTCGTGTGCGCATCCGCCGCGAGCGTGAAGCGCTCCTGGCCCGCGATGACGGTGACCTTCGTTTCCAATGCGTTGACGAAGAGCACCTCCGCATCGGCGTTGAGGGACCGGGTCGCCCCCACGATGCCGAGCGCGCAGACACCGATGCCGCCCAGCAACAACCAGCCCCGGCGGGGAGAAGTCGAAGGTGCGCTCACGGCCGGGCCTCCTGGACAAGCGTTGAAGCAGTCAGCAACAGCGGGCGGCGATCGCCCGCACCGGGCAGGTGCCAGCGATCCACCCACCCATGAAAGAGGACCTCGGAGGCGCGCGGATCCGCCGCGTCCGCCACGAGCTCCAGCGGCGGCACCTTCACGTCCAGGCCTTCGTGCTTCACCGACCAGACCCGCTGGGACGGCGAGCCCCCCTGGACCGCTTCCTTCACGTGCAGGGTGAGCAACGGCGGGCCGTCCACGGGCAGCCCCCGGCCTCCGTCCACCACGAGGACACCCCGCCCCAGCGCTTCATCCACCATCCGTTGCCAGGCGCCCACGAGCAGGTCCGACGGGTCCGGAGTCCCCTTCCCAGCGGTCGCCGCCCACCGCACGGTGACGCGACGGCTGTGATTGCGCGAGACGGCATCGAGCAGGCTCGTGAAGAACGCTCGGGACGGCGCCGCGGCGCTGCCTGGATCCAACCGCGCTTCCATCCGCGCGCGCGCCCTGGCCAGCTCCGCGTCCACGCGGGCCTGGAGCTTCGGGGCGAAGCGGGGGTCGGGCCGCTCGCGGAGGTATTCGAGCATGGAGGCCAGGTCTCCCTGGGAGGCGACGCGCGTCCAGGCATGTGCCGCCGCGGTCTGCCTCTGCGGCCACACGGCTCCGGCCACCAGCAGCACGCCCACGCCCGCCGCGGCGAACACGCCGGGCCAGGACGAGCGTACGTTCTCCGCGCGCACGTGGCCCTTCTTGTCCGCTCGCGCCAGCAACGCCGGAGGCAGGTGCTCCACCCCACTCTCCGCGTCCAGCATGCCCCGGCCCAGCAACTCCAACACGCGGCGGCGCCGGGCAATCAGCTCCTGCGCCAGCGCCTCCGCCTTCTCCCTGCCGTTCACCGGCAGCGTCATGCGCTGGTCGTTGAAGCGCATCTCGATGGCCGTGAACTGGTAGGCGCCGTTGACGTGACGGTTCACCAACTGCAGGTCCTGCAGGTGCACGAGCGGCCACACTGTGATTCGGTCGATGGCCACCTGGATGAGGTGCAGCGGGTGGATGGTGTTGAAGCGCCCATAGGGGCTCGCCATCACCCGCAGGAGCCTGCGCGCCAGGGTCCAGGTGACGCCGGAGAAGAGGGCCGCGAAGAGTGCGCACCAGCCCCAATCCGAGACATCGCGCTCGGAGATGCCGAAGGA
The sequence above is drawn from the Corallococcus sp. NCRR genome and encodes:
- a CDS encoding TIGR02300 family protein produces the protein MPAKDLGTKHTCFKCGTKFYDMKKPDPICPKCGADQRENVVAKPTEGRRGRLAATPKVIEPEPEETPAAEEDEENLDSFGEDEDAEAGAEPAEDEDL
- a CDS encoding carboxypeptidase regulatory-like domain-containing protein; the protein is MSSLRLRPLLAPALLLAAAACRESPPPPAPSATPPPAAAAPRPAGPVKWGEIEGRVVLTGTPPQAPSAPTTATVASVCGDQAEDRSLVVGGEGALAHAVVSLQDGARLAEPETPAPQPVLDQKQCHYEPPALAAKAGGELLLRNSDPLVHNVRAQSGTNRSVFNVAMPLEGMTLRRPLPAEPGTVQVRCDVHPWMRAVVRTFDHPYFTTTAPDGRFRMRVPEGTHTVVFWHDRLPETSRTVTVRAGETVQVDQTWGVEALRQAGSGK
- a CDS encoding zinc ribbon domain-containing protein — encoded protein: MREKLKALAELQKVDLEVASLRKAADVHPRQISELERELGVARNGIETERTRVADLEKQKALLEQNITDEKDKVKKWEARLSDQRSTREYSALAREIDIAKKGILTQSEALTEKVKELGQAREAIKGKEADYATKQQGLSGRMTELRGKLGESESQVKELEGRRAEVAANVDATLLRRYEVIRKKKLPAMVGVVAGTCQGCNMNLPPQMYNMLRTSLGTDVCPSCNRIIFAVEALQEPKEAAEK
- a CDS encoding ribonuclease HI family protein yields the protein MPTPSLVDVLRHIAREEPLTATVRAFRGLTREHLGQLLDEAAEQLGGGPREAEASAPLTAPESTTAGIEVVTPAAGGTLNRVRVYSDGAARGNPGPAGAGAVVTNTEGAVVARLGKFLGHQTNNYAEYMGLLIGLQHAKSLGAREVEVFADSELLIRQLGGRYQVKSPTLKPLFQEAQKLLATFGKVKLAHVPRAQNAEADEMSNRAIDERM
- a CDS encoding tetratricopeptide repeat protein, translating into MSAPSTSPRRGWLLLGGIGVCALGIVGATRSLNADAEVLFVNALETKVTVIAGQERFTLAADAHTKRRLPIGELDVDIQGEKGSLTHETVFVTDEGGLFVYNVLGVAPLYSSSVTYTLNKTNTQEVAPRALAGTTFQHLGRIDYVLTSPPERLSMRKEEGRSTTRIHLGQAKGGWKTSFGWLMSLHRTADATRLVDGLWKALPETPDAENAVVTARMVLAREEGLLASLAMARAQRDAHPDDVDSNRLWVYDMRRAGRQDEVRAWYQAALDREPGSVSNAVFLSRVEPEPGATERLEKLVSDHPGDPLPLRTLATLHQRRQRWAEALPLLEAMEQSDPEYRDYQGGHADTLVALGRRKEAVRKLSEHLLQDAEQEELELTNVRLYAKLVGHAAQDGTANAVMRQLVEAAQKNEPEGLVGEWLAASLGQRVDATKLQAAPQGHPLAIATRVLMALAEEPEFAARAVAPVDLLSFRHIGVEAGLLLAAEFERQGDPALAVKMLDASRANVAYGELQDVLSGKLPVESLTLDWEERAALRLVLARQLDARGQDSRAAYARAKKEALLPGPVTIALEHWTRPKPSGAVAGDSVP
- a CDS encoding J domain-containing protein; amino-acid sequence: MNNEPRQNPYEVLGVAQDADARAIKKAYFERVRQNPPETHPEEFRRLREAYELLSDPEARQAFDASTAQQADGPEAVKNAAIQEAINLFEAGDKVGGRRLLTEVLNEQPDFHDARILLGRHFLYEGDAKEALAEFDALLARAPDHWQGHLQRGWALLRLEQMKEAADAFWRAGKHGPSEVSPRVALADCLEAMGQVADALKVLEEAQSLPGISRMDVLALKVRRIATMLEFGQEANAEKELERLDAELPESADPELRRWTGGQLSSAAAHLFAQQKSKGANQLLAFGRRFNPESATEVAYPTRVVLDVDALPPVTREWLHEEAERADGWRAVMTWVMPAILTLAAAAATAFLLAFISFGISERDVSDWGWCALFAALFSGVTWTLARRLLRVMASPYGRFNTIHPLHLIQVAIDRITVWPLVHLQDLQLVNRHVNGAYQFTAIEMRFNDQRMTLPVNGREKAEALAQELIARRRRVLELLGRGMLDAESGVEHLPPALLARADKKGHVRAENVRSSWPGVFAAAGVGVLLVAGAVWPQRQTAAAHAWTRVASQGDLASMLEYLRERPDPRFAPKLQARVDAELARARARMEARLDPGSAAAPSRAFFTSLLDAVSRNHSRRVTVRWAATAGKGTPDPSDLLVGAWQRMVDEALGRGVLVVDGGRGLPVDGPPLLTLHVKEAVQGGSPSQRVWSVKHEGLDVKVPPLELVADAADPRASEVLFHGWVDRWHLPGAGDRRPLLLTASTLVQEARP